One Candidatus Cloacimonadota bacterium genomic window, GTAAAATTATCGAGTTCTCCAGTTACCGGAAGACCTTTGCTTAAGCGTGAGTAGATATGTTCATGGAAATTGGTAAGAGGAGGAAGGACCATACAGCCACGAGCATCGTATTCAACAAGATCATCCTCTTCAGTGATTAGTTTGTTTTGTATTACAGGTTCCCTTAAGAAATCAGAAAGGGATGTCTCTTTTATTTCAGATATAAGTTCATCCTCAATAATTATGTCACCAAAGAAGGGTTTATATGCTCCATCAATGAACTGACAGATACAGGCGTTTTTAATACGTATAGTGCTGTCCATGTTTATCCTTAAATCAATTCGATTGATAAAGAATTGAATTTTATGTCAATTTTATTTCAGCTAAGACCAACTATTCTGGTTTTTTATTCGAAGCAATGACGATCTTTTTAATGCCCTCGACACGAGCGATGTCCATGACCTCGACGACAGTACCATGTTTGACATTCTCATCTGCTTTTAATAAAAGACTTTTTTCTGAAGCTTCAGTGCTAAACTTTCCAAACTGGGTTCGAAGTTCCTCAAGCGTAATAGGTTCTCCATTAAAGAATATCGAACCATCAGGTTGTATGATTATTTCCATTTCATTCTTTTCAGATGAAGCTGCTGATTCTGCGTCAGGCAGATCGAGTTTCATGCCGGGTTGCTCAATGAAGTTTGTCGATACCATAAAAAAAATCAGAAGCAGGAGCACAACATCGATGAGAGATGTGATATTGATTGTAACACTTCGCCTTTTTCGATTAAGAAGTTGCATGATCAACATCCTCTTTATTGTGATTTATCTTTTTGACAAGGTTATTGGTTACATTTTCGATATCGAGGATAAGGTCGTCGGTTTTTCGTGTGAAATAGTTATAACATATCAGAGCGGGGATTGCAACAGTTAATCCAAAAGCTGTTGTAATAAGGGCTTCGGAAATACCACCGGACAGTGCCGATGCATTACCGACACCCTGCGAAGTGATCACACTAAAAACCTTGATCATACCGACAACAGTACCAAGTAGACCAAGAATGGGAGCAACCGCCGCGACCGTTTCAAGAATACCAAGCCTACTCTCGAGGGCTCGCAGTTCCTGCCGGACATTATTCTCAATTTCCTCTTTCATGCGGATATAGGGTAACTTTCTGTGATTCATTATAATCAGGATGATACGAGCAAGCAGACTCTTATTCTGTTCACATACTGAAGAAACGAGCTTGATATCATCTTCATTTTTATAGTTCTGTACTATTTTCTCTACTTCGGGAGGAAGTACCTTATTTACCCGTAGGGTGATAAGTTTCTCGATGATAACCGCCAGAGAAAGGATGCTGCAGATAAAAAGCGGGATCATCAAAACACCGCCTTTTGCTAAGAATACGAACATATCAGAAAACATATGACTCCTTTATTGTAAATTTAATCTTTTTTTACGATATACGAGAATAACGAAGTAACTACCAGATAATCCTCCGGAAAATTTTCTGGAAGAGGAAGAAAGGGTGCTGAGATCGAAATGGCTCCTGTGCTTGCCTGTACAAGAGAATTATGAGCTTCTGCATGCAATACATTGAGATTTTTTAACTCACCGCTTGGCAGAATAGTAAATCTGACAAGAACTTTTCCGTGGATCAAGCCGAGATGAGTAAATCCCGGAGGTGGATTAAGGTTGCCCTGAATTTTTTTCTTTAGATAGAGCATGTAAGGTGCAAAATCCCATTTATACGTATTAAAACTTACCCCCCCGGCATTTTCAACCTGCGAGATGATATTGGTATAATTCAATTGCTGAGGATTATTATCACTTTCTGGTTGTGGAACGATAACCGGGGTGGGTTCTATATTCTGTAAAGCAAGATTCTGCTCCTGAGAGTCACCCGCGGTATCATCTGCTTGTTCTGATAACGGTTCAGCTGGTTGTTCTTCTTGTGGGATTTCAGCTGATTCGATCATGGGAAACTGCTTGATCTCCGAATCTCCATCCTTATAAGGGATTTCATCTAATGGGAGTTTGTTTTCACGTTCGTCAGCTGCAGCTAAACTCTTGTCGGAAATCAAGTTGCTCTTTTCTGCGTGTTCTACTTCAGGAGCGACCGGTGTTTCTATGAATTCAAACACTATTGGCGTATCATCAAATTTAGCTTCATCTGGTTTGAGAGCAATAAGTTTCAATTCTGAAAGATGCGGAAAAAAAATAATAATGAGTAGATGCAGAAGTAGCGAAATGATCAAGGCAATCCAGAGTATTTTTTTTGAATTCATGGAATATTGTTTGTCAAAAAAGGTTAAATTGTTTTGATAATAGTGCTGCTATGCATCCTGTAATAATATAACATATAAAAATTCATGAATAAAAAATTTTTTCTCTTATCACTTTCCCAGTATGATAAAAAAAATGAGTTAAGGTTTAATTTGAAATACACTATTCAATGTTCAATGGGACGACAGAACGAACCCTCACCAGCATTTCCAACAAATCGATCATCATAGATGATCCTTTGACCTCTTAAGTATGTTGAGATGATTTTTCCCTTGAATGTTCTACCGTCGAAGGGAGAGTATTTTCCTTTTGAGTGAAGTTTGCTCTGGTCAATTACAACTAGCCCGGTTGGATCTATAAGAATAAAATCCGCATCTTTTCCCTGTTCTATCTTTCCTTTATGTGTGTTCAATCCAAATATATTTGCAGCATTTTCACAGAGAACCTTTTGGGTTTGATGAAGATCAAGTTTGCCTTTCATGAAGCCTTCTGAGAACATATAGGGGACCATAAGTTCGCTTCCTGGTATGCCGCCATAATCTGTCCAGATGTTCCCTGTCTGCTTTTCACGAGGAAAGTCACATCCTGCATGATCGGTCGTCACAAAACTGATCGTTCCAGTTTTAAGCCCATCCCAGAGCGCTCTCCTATCTTCTTTAAATTTAATTGAAGGTGCTGTTTTCAAGATACTGCCCTGCTCTTCGAAATCATCCTGTGTAAATGAAAGGAAATGAGGACAGGTCTCTGTTGTAATATATAGTCCTTTATCTTGAGCTTCTCCGATCAATTTCAAACCATTTTTGCTGCTTAGATGTACGATGTGAAAATAAGCCCCGGTTTTTTCTGCAACACGGATCACTGTTTTGATTGCTTGAACTTCTGCTTCGATGTTTCGTGTCTGGCAATAATGCTTGATCTCATTACTATTTTCTTTTTGGAATTGTGCCCGTTTTTGCTCGATCAGGTTTTTATCTTCAGCATGAACACCAACGGGTAAATTGAGTTTTTTTGCAATAACTGCAATTTTTTCGAGTTGCTCTTCGTTAACTGAATTGAATTTCTCCATGCCCGAGATCAGGTAAGTTTTGAAGCCGATAACTCCTTCATTGTTGAGCTCATGCATGTTTCTAATGTATGAATCATCAGCAAGCTCTGTGCCGGAAACACCTCCCCAAAGAGCAAAATCGATGATCGCTTTTTTCTCGATTATCCTCAGTTTATGTTGGAGATTTGCTTTATTGATGACCGGAGGGATCGAGGTACATGGCATATCTGCAACAATCGTGATACCACCATATGCTGCGGCAAGAGTCCCTGTATAAAAATCCTCCCGCCATTCAAAGCCCGGGTCATCATAATGTACATGCGGATCAATAGCCCCGGGCAAGACTATACAGAAATTCGCATCGATGATACCAGAAGGAACATCATGAGATTTCCGTTTATTGCAAGTATAATCAACAAGCTCAGGTAGATTTAACGGAACATCTTCTTTCTCGATTATCTCGAGAATAGTGTCGTCAAAGAGTACATCACAAAGAACATTTCTTTTGTTTTGGGAGAGTATTGCATCGACAATTTTTTGAGGCATTCTATGAATATTGTTTCAGCAGTCCGGTCCTGTCATTGAATTCTCTGATGAAATCGTCCCACTGCTCATAGCTGTGCATTTTTTCTTTCCAGTAATTGTCATCATACCATTGAGCATTGAGTTCTTCGATTGTTTTTCCCTGCTGCTCAATCCACGTGAAATACTTAAGATTATGCATACGTTTCTTATCCCAGTATGAGAGCTCGAGCATATAGTCCACGGTGGTGCCCATAAGGTATCTTTCGAAATCTCCGACTGCGTTATAAGGTGTGTATTCATCAAACTTTTCATGCATCTCCTTCATACGGGATTGATAGAGTTCCATAGAGTCTGTTGCAACAGTGAAAAGTACATCATTTTCATTC contains:
- a CDS encoding energy transducer TonB encodes the protein MNSKKILWIALIISLLLHLLIIIFFPHLSELKLIALKPDEAKFDDTPIVFEFIETPVAPEVEHAEKSNLISDKSLAAADERENKLPLDEIPYKDGDSEIKQFPMIESAEIPQEEQPAEPLSEQADDTAGDSQEQNLALQNIEPTPVIVPQPESDNNPQQLNYTNIISQVENAGGVSFNTYKWDFAPYMLYLKKKIQGNLNPPPGFTHLGLIHGKVLVRFTILPSGELKNLNVLHAEAHNSLVQASTGAISISAPFLPLPENFPEDYLVVTSLFSYIVKKD
- the allB gene encoding allantoinase AllB, with product MPQKIVDAILSQNKRNVLCDVLFDDTILEIIEKEDVPLNLPELVDYTCNKRKSHDVPSGIIDANFCIVLPGAIDPHVHYDDPGFEWREDFYTGTLAAAYGGITIVADMPCTSIPPVINKANLQHKLRIIEKKAIIDFALWGGVSGTELADDSYIRNMHELNNEGVIGFKTYLISGMEKFNSVNEEQLEKIAVIAKKLNLPVGVHAEDKNLIEQKRAQFQKENSNEIKHYCQTRNIEAEVQAIKTVIRVAEKTGAYFHIVHLSSKNGLKLIGEAQDKGLYITTETCPHFLSFTQDDFEEQGSILKTAPSIKFKEDRRALWDGLKTGTISFVTTDHAGCDFPREKQTGNIWTDYGGIPGSELMVPYMFSEGFMKGKLDLHQTQKVLCENAANIFGLNTHKGKIEQGKDADFILIDPTGLVVIDQSKLHSKGKYSPFDGRTFKGKIISTYLRGQRIIYDDRFVGNAGEGSFCRPIEH
- a CDS encoding MotA/TolQ/ExbB proton channel family protein, whose translation is MFSDMFVFLAKGGVLMIPLFICSILSLAVIIEKLITLRVNKVLPPEVEKIVQNYKNEDDIKLVSSVCEQNKSLLARIILIIMNHRKLPYIRMKEEIENNVRQELRALESRLGILETVAAVAPILGLLGTVVGMIKVFSVITSQGVGNASALSGGISEALITTAFGLTVAIPALICYNYFTRKTDDLILDIENVTNNLVKKINHNKEDVDHATS
- a CDS encoding biopolymer transporter ExbD, which encodes MQLLNRKRRSVTINITSLIDVVLLLLIFFMVSTNFIEQPGMKLDLPDAESAASSEKNEMEIIIQPDGSIFFNGEPITLEELRTQFGKFSTEASEKSLLLKADENVKHGTVVEVMDIARVEGIKKIVIASNKKPE